CCTTCTTTCCATCAGATGCCCCTTTCGGGTTTTCCTAAGGACCAGACTAACCCTGATCCGATTAACGTTGATCAGGAACCCTTAGACTTTCGGCGTTAAAGTTTTTCACTTTAATTATCGTTACTTATGCCTACATTTTCTTTTGAAATCGCTCCAGCAATGGTCGCCCATCACCTTCAACGCTGATTTCAATGCTCCCCTACCAATTGTACAAGTACAATTTTAGAACTTCGGTTCGTAGTTTGATGCCCGATTATTTTCCGTGCAGGACCTCTCGACCAGTGAGCTGTTACGCACTCTTTAAATGAATTGCTGCTTCCAAGCAAACATCCTGGCTGTTATTGAAGTCCCACCTCGTTTATTCAACTTAACTACGTATTAGGGACCTTAGTTGCTAATCTGGGTTATTTCCCTCTCGGCCACGGACCTTAGCGCCCGCAGCCTCACTCCCGGAGATATGTGTTAGCATTCGGAGTTTGTCAGGGTTTGGTAGGCGATGAAGCCCCCTAGCCCAATCAGTAGCTCTACCTCTAACACACTTCTTTTTATCCGAGGCTGTTCCTAAAAACATTTCGGGGAGAACGAGCTATCTCTCAGTTTGATTGGCCTTTCACCCCTATCCACAGGTCATCCCAAGACTTTTCAACGTCAACGGGTTCGGTCCTCCATTTTGTGTTACCAAAACTTCAACCTGCCCATGGATAGATCACAAAGTTTCGCGTCTACCCCCACTGACTAAACGCCCTATTCGGACTCGCTTTCGCTACGGCTCCGTTATTTAAGAACTTAACCTTGCCAGTGAGGAGTAACTCGTAGGCTCATTATGCAAAAGGCACGCCGTCACATATATTGCAATGCTCCGACCGCTTGTAAGCGCACGGTTTCAGGTACTATTTCACTCCCCTGTTCGGGGTACTTTTCACCTTTCCCTTACGGTACTGGTTCACTATCGGTGTCTGAGGAGTATTTAGCCTTACCAGATGGTGCTGGCAGATTCACGCAGGATTCCTCCGGTCCCGCGCTACTCAGGATACTGCTCGTCCGTACTAATTTGTGTCTACAGGATTTTCACCTTCTGTGATGTAACTTTCCAGATACTTCAACTTGATAGTACTTTCTAAATGCAGTCCTACAACCCCTTAGAGGCACGCCTCTAAGGTTTGGGCTCTTCCCTGTTCGCTCGCCACTACTTGGGGAATCATTGTCTTATTTTCTTTTCCTCCCGGTACTTAGATGTTTCAGTTCTCGGGGTTGGCTCTCCTTTTCAGGAGTGCTATGTCTTCAACATAGCGGGTTGTCCCATTCGGAAATCTACGGATTTAACGCTTGTGTGCAACTCTCCGTAGCTTATCGCAGCTTACCACGTCCTTCTTCGCCTCTCAGACCCTAGGCATCCACCATGCGCTCTTATTCGCTTTAAAAAATTTGAAATCATAATAATGTTCCCATTATTATTTGTTTGAGTCACGTATATCGCTATACGCTTCTCGTTACTCTTTATTGTTTTTGCTTTCCCAATATGTCAAAGATCTTTCTTCCATCCTGATGTTTTGATAACCTGTTAATTCTTTAATTAACCCCGTTATCTCAAAATGAAAACTGCTGATGTTAAGGATACGATCCTTCTAACCCTCTGTTTCGGTTACATCTTATTATCTAAAGAACTACTGAAGTAATAATGATCCATTATTATACTTCTTTTACCTATCTTTCATTTAATGTGGAGGATATCGGAGTCGAACCGATGACCCTCTGCGTGCAAGGCAGATGCTCTAGCCAACTGAGCTAACCCCCCAAGTTTCAGAGAATTAACTAATTAGCCAAATCGCTAATTTGCTAATCGCTTTGAGTAGTCCCGTCCAGATTTGAACTGGAGACCCCTACATTATCAGTGTAGTGCTCTAACCAACTGAGCTACGAGACTGTTTTTATGAAGGCGCCAATTTGATGATTTGATAATTTGATAATTATTTCAAACTGACCCAAAAATTCGTCTTATTCCCATTGGCCACTAGTACTTCACTTAATTTAAAGAACTTAATATCTTAAAAAGAAATGAAACAACAGTAATACTACTATCTTTAATGAATAGTGTATACTCATCAAAAATGCGTTACTCTAAAAAGGAGGTATTCCAGCCGCACCTTCCGGTACGGCTACCTTGTTACGACTTAGCCCCAATTACCGGTTTTACCCTAGGCAGCTCCTTACGGTTACCGACTTTAGGTACACCCAGCTTTCATGGCTTGACGGGCGGTGTGTGCAAGGTCCGGGAACGTATTCACCGTATCATTGCTGATATACGATTACTAGCGATTCCAGCTTCACGCAGTCGAGTTGCAGACTGCGATCCGAACTGAGAGAGGGTTTTTGAGATTAGCGCCTTGTCGCCAAGTGGCTGCTCTTTGTCCCCCCCATTGTAGTACGTGTGTAGCCCTGGGCATAAAGGCCATGATGACTTGACATCATCCCCTCCTTCCTCGCGTCTTACGACGGCAGTCTCATTAGAGTTCCCAGCTTAACCTGTTGGCAACTAATGATAGGGGTTGCGCTCGTTGCGGGACTTAACCCAACACCTCACGGCACGAGCTGACGACAGCCATGCAGCACCTTGCTTCATGTCTATTGCTAGAAAATTCCCTTTCAGGAACGGTCATTCGCATTCTAGCCCAGGTAAGGTTCCTCGCGTATCATCGAATTAAACCACATACTCCACCGCTTGTGCGGACCCCCGCCAATTCCTTTGAGTTTCATTCTTGCGAACGTACTTCCCAGGTGGATTACTTAATGCTTTCGCTCAGACGCGCACTGTGTATCGCGCACGTCGAGTAATCATCGTTTAGGGCGTGGACTACCAGGGTATCTAATCCTGTTTGATCCCCACGCTTTCGTGCATCAGCGTCAATTTACGCTTAGTTAGCTGCCTTCGCAATAGATGTTCTATGTCATATCTAAGCATTTCACCGCTACATGACATATTCCGCTAACCTCAACGTCATTCAAGACTTATAGTATCCAAGGCAGTTTCCGAGTTAAGCTCGGAGATTTCACCTCGGACTTACAAATCCGCCTACGCACCCTTTAAACCCAGTAAATCCGGATAACGCTTGCACCCTCCGTATTACCGCGGCTGCTGGCACGGAGTTAGCCGGTGCTTATTCATAGGGTACTGTCAAGCTCTTTAGATAAAAAGTGTTTCGCCCCCTATAAAAGAAGTTTACAATCCAGAGGACCTTCATCCTTCACGCGGCATGGCTGGTTCAGACTTGCGTCCATTGACCAATATTCCTTACTGCTGCCTCCCGTAGGAGTCGGGCCCGTGTCTCAGTGCCCGTGTGGCTGATCATGCTCTCACATCAGCTAATGATCGTAGGCTTGGTGGGCCGTTACCCCGCCAACTACCTAATCATACGCGCGACCATCCTTATCCACCGGAGTTTTAATATTCAAATGATGCCATCTAAATATGTTATGGGATATTAATCCGAATTTCTTCGGGCTATCTCCCAGATAAGGGAAAGTTTCGCACGTGTTCCGCACCCGTTTGCCGGTCGTCACCAAAATATTGCTACTTCGTGTTACCCCTCGACTTGCATGTATTAAGCCTGCCGCTAGCGTTCATCCTGAGCCAGGATCAAACTCTCCATTGTAAATGTTTTGTCTGAACTGACTAATTTTCTCTCGAAAAATAGGCGTCAAAATTTGTGTTTCTTTTCTAACGCTTCGTAGTGTCTTCCTTACTGTTATTTCAATTTCCTTTCAAAGAACTTTTCAAGACTTGCGTCTTAGCTTGCAACCAATAACTCATCACTAAGTTATCCGCCGTTTTTGTGGAGTGCAAAGGTAATAACCTTTTTATTTACCACCAAATATTTTTCAAGTTTTTTTTATTTGCTTTTAACCCGCTCTCTTCCCTCTTAAACCCCTTAACTACAACCACTTACAAATAATTATTCCCAACTTTTTCTAAGATCTTTTATCCCCTTTTTCCGTTTCGGGAGTGCAAAGATAATAACATTATCTATTCTACCAAATCTTTTATCCGATTTAATTCCTTACCCCCCCTAAAACCCAATGAATTCAAGCTTTATACCCTTAATATTTATTTTTGTAAAGCGAGAATAGCGCTCCAAAATCAATCTATTTATGACAATACTTTCTCCAAAGCAATACCACGGGATCCCTTTATAAGAATAGTACTATTCTTAAAGTGTTGGTTTTGGAACCAAAGTTTAGCCTCTTCAGAGGAGGGCAACCAATTGTATTGCTTGTGTAGCAATTCAAACTCCTTTCCCACTAGCAATACAGAATGCCAGGGAAATTCATCAATTAACGAAATCAGCTTTTCGTGTTCAACTTCACTTTCGTGGCCTAATTCTTTCATTCCGCCAAGAATCAATACTTTGTTTGCAACTTTCATTTCTGCAATATTCTCTATTGCTACTTTCATACTGGAGGGGTTAGCATTATAGGCATCTAAAATAATCTCATTAGTATCCAGCTTCATTAATTGTGAACGACTATTAGCAGGTGTGTAGGCCTGAATGGCCGCTTTTATATTGTCAGCAGCCACCTTAAAATATTTTCCTATTGCAATAGCGCACAATACGTTGGGTAAATTATAAGCGCCAACCAGCTGCGTTGTTATGATCCCTTCAGCAAAGCCTTTTTCCATTTTCACCTGCAAAAACGGGTTACTTTCAGAAGCAATCCCAATGGTGTCGCCATTTTCTGTTCCATACCATACAATTTCACGAATGCCTTTTGACATTTCGTGCAAGTAAGCATAATCGTCAAAAGCAAATACGCCTCCATTATTA
The Arachidicoccus soli DNA segment above includes these coding regions:
- a CDS encoding UDP-N-acetylmuramoyl-tripeptide--D-alanyl-D-alanine ligase, with the protein product MDIISLYQIFLQHPSIQTDSRKVQKGDLFFALKGPNFNGNLFAKKALSDGAAFAIVDERQEGDEKIIVVENVLQTLQDLAKHHREQFNIPFIGITGSNGKTTTKELIHAVLSQQFKTYTTEGNLNNHIGIPLTVLKIKKDAEMAVIEMGANHQKEIAGYCIYAQPTYGVITNCGKAHLEGFGSEEGIRKGKGELYDYLRNNNGGVFAFDDYAYLHEMSKGIREIVWYGTENGDTIGIASESNPFLQVKMEKGFAEGIITTQLVGAYNLPNVLCAIAIGKYFKVAADNIKAAIQAYTPANSRSQLMKLDTNEIILDAYNANPSSMKVAIENIAEMKVANKVLILGGMKELGHESEVEHEKLISLIDEFPWHSVLLVGKEFELLHKQYNWLPSSEEAKLWFQNQHFKNSTILIKGSRGIALEKVLS